The following proteins are encoded in a genomic region of Saccharopolyspora antimicrobica:
- a CDS encoding dienelactone hydrolase family protein yields the protein MPTELITEHHHAHGPANRGRRVLRTAAPLFVRFPDTAPRAAAVVLHDIHGLTAPVEDMCRMLARCGYVAVAPFMYYENGGREFRPENAGTAEAAMALLRAEDLAADVAGALGYLRERVGVPSRSTGVLGIGMGGHLATWAAAEHEFAAAAAFEPRGLEEAPWAGAPAVGRALERLRTPWLGLAASEDPLFGFRDRAGELGDVVVPPRDGELGWWDEAVRFIDARVG from the coding sequence ATGCCGACCGAACTGATCACCGAACACCACCACGCGCACGGGCCGGCCAACCGCGGACGCCGTGTGCTGCGCACGGCAGCGCCGCTGTTCGTCCGCTTCCCGGACACCGCGCCGCGCGCGGCCGCGGTCGTGCTGCACGACATCCACGGGCTGACCGCGCCGGTCGAGGACATGTGCCGGATGCTGGCGCGCTGCGGTTACGTCGCCGTCGCGCCGTTCATGTACTACGAGAACGGCGGTCGCGAGTTCCGGCCCGAGAACGCCGGAACCGCTGAGGCGGCGATGGCGTTGCTGCGGGCCGAAGATCTCGCCGCCGACGTCGCCGGGGCCCTGGGCTATCTGCGCGAACGGGTCGGCGTGCCGTCGCGGTCCACCGGCGTGCTCGGCATCGGAATGGGTGGTCACCTGGCGACTTGGGCCGCCGCTGAGCACGAGTTCGCCGCCGCCGCGGCCTTCGAACCGAGAGGGCTGGAGGAAGCGCCGTGGGCGGGTGCGCCCGCAGTGGGCCGGGCACTGGAACGCCTGCGCACGCCCTGGCTCGGCCTCGCCGCATCCGAGGACCCGCTGTTCGGCTTCCGCGACCGGGCGGGGGAGCTCGGCGACGTGGTCGTACCGCCGCGCGACGGCGAGCTCGGTTGGTGGGACGAGGCGGTGCGGTTCATCGACGCCCGCGTCGGCTGA